A portion of the Natronococcus sp. AD-5 genome contains these proteins:
- a CDS encoding TenA family protein yields MSDVPATYDAYADEIDDARFTDWLRERSEPAWSDAVAHPFTRELGAGTLDEEAYAAYLVRDYAFLDALVGTFGFAVGEAPGIDAKRPLIEFLETVTGEENDYFERSFDALDVSESRRRDPDHSPTTAAFVDLLSRAAREGGYAETLAVLVPAEWIYREWATAVAEEYADSETEPPSAGADLPFYYAEWIDLHAVPSFVAFVDELREQLDAVGPDCSPRRQARVERLFRRTVDLEVAFFDEAYEPQATDPEGA; encoded by the coding sequence GTGAGCGACGTCCCCGCCACGTACGACGCGTACGCGGACGAGATCGACGACGCGCGGTTCACCGACTGGCTCCGCGAGAGGTCGGAACCGGCGTGGTCGGACGCGGTAGCTCACCCCTTTACGCGGGAGTTGGGCGCGGGCACCCTCGACGAGGAGGCCTACGCGGCGTACCTCGTTCGGGACTACGCGTTCCTCGACGCGCTCGTCGGGACGTTCGGATTCGCCGTCGGAGAGGCGCCGGGTATCGACGCGAAGCGGCCGCTGATCGAGTTCCTCGAGACGGTCACCGGCGAGGAGAACGACTACTTCGAGCGGTCGTTCGACGCGTTAGACGTCTCCGAATCGCGGCGGCGCGATCCCGACCACTCGCCGACGACCGCGGCGTTCGTCGACCTGCTGAGCCGGGCCGCGCGCGAAGGGGGATACGCCGAGACGCTGGCCGTGCTGGTCCCCGCGGAGTGGATCTACCGGGAGTGGGCGACCGCGGTCGCCGAAGAGTACGCGGATTCCGAAACGGAGCCCCCGAGCGCCGGCGCCGACCTGCCGTTCTACTACGCCGAGTGGATCGACCTCCACGCGGTGCCGTCGTTCGTCGCGTTCGTCGACGAACTCCGCGAGCAACTCGACGCGGTCGGGCCGGACTGCTCGCCGCGCCGACAGGCGCGCGTCGAACGGCTGTTCCGCCGGACGGTCGACCTCGAGGTCGCGTTCTTCGACGAGGCGTACGAGCCGCAGGCGACCGATCCGGAGGGAGCGTAG
- the tenA gene encoding thiaminase II, translating to MAFSEDLLEHGRHVWEAQFEHPFVVELAEGTLDDDAFEYWVKQDYRYLLDYARLFAIAGSKARDEETMTHLLGVAHQVLDHELDLHREFAADYGISTDELERVEKAPTCVAYTSFLVRTAYEGSIAEIAAALYPCMQGYLDVAERMTELADGEHEFTPFIETYTGDEFREATAWCRTFVDRCGERYPGEHDAMREAFLTSAKLEYRFWEMAYTQEGWGL from the coding sequence ATGGCTTTCAGCGAGGACCTCCTCGAGCACGGCCGACACGTTTGGGAGGCGCAGTTCGAACACCCGTTCGTTGTCGAACTCGCCGAGGGGACGCTCGACGACGACGCGTTCGAATACTGGGTGAAACAGGATTACCGTTACCTGCTCGACTACGCGCGGCTGTTCGCGATCGCCGGCAGCAAGGCGCGCGACGAGGAGACGATGACCCACCTCCTCGGCGTCGCCCACCAGGTGCTCGACCACGAACTGGACCTCCACCGGGAGTTCGCCGCCGACTACGGCATTTCGACGGACGAACTCGAGCGGGTCGAGAAGGCGCCGACCTGCGTCGCGTACACGAGCTTCCTCGTGCGGACGGCCTACGAGGGGTCGATCGCGGAGATCGCCGCGGCGCTATACCCGTGCATGCAGGGGTACCTCGACGTCGCCGAACGTATGACGGAGCTCGCCGACGGGGAGCACGAGTTCACGCCGTTCATCGAGACGTACACCGGCGACGAGTTCCGCGAGGCGACCGCGTGGTGTCGGACGTTCGTCGATCGGTGCGGCGAGCGCTACCCCGGCGAACACGACGCGATGCGCGAAGCGTTTCTGACGAGCGCCAAGCTCGAGTACCGGTTCTGGGAGATGGCCTACACGCAGGAGGGGTGGGGGCTGTGA
- a CDS encoding sodium:solute symporter family transporter, giving the protein MVSSSLALGITIATVAAFTVVGLLAARGRVRSVDDFISARGTAGRGTLTATVVASMMGAWILFSPAEAGAAFGGVGAILGYAIGSAVPLLLFVPVGARIRTVMPSGHSLTEFAYARFGAGMYLFVLLVSVFYMFIFLAAELTGIAGALALVAGIPHWQTALLVGGFTLVYTAYGGLVASIVTDTIQTLVILPLLAISFAGALLALGGAGELHAAAVATDATLLDPTFRPALEFGAYVAFAILGANMLNQGMWQRVYAADETSSLRRGFGVAAIVVIPMILLAGLFGVAAAALGLTEAGTASVAFFLVLEEAFPTWVTLAVVVLAVLLVMSSADTMFNAIASVVTADLARVFDDVEQRTLWIGGRGLTIAVALGAMVVGVQGYSVLELFLTADLLAAAVFVPFLAGLYTERLTGSGAIAASVSGIVVGIAFFPLARAALAVIPGAGDVLPEPSFLVAFVGATGLSAVATALAAATTDAGVDLDTLDREIRRLDDSVTDGGREVDE; this is encoded by the coding sequence ATGGTGTCGTCGTCGCTCGCGCTCGGGATAACGATCGCGACGGTCGCGGCGTTCACCGTCGTAGGACTGCTCGCCGCCAGGGGACGGGTCCGATCGGTCGACGACTTCATTAGCGCTCGCGGGACGGCCGGTCGCGGGACGCTCACCGCCACCGTCGTCGCCTCGATGATGGGCGCGTGGATCCTCTTCAGTCCCGCGGAGGCCGGGGCCGCCTTCGGCGGCGTCGGAGCAATTCTGGGCTACGCGATCGGGAGCGCCGTCCCCCTTCTCCTGTTCGTCCCGGTCGGCGCACGGATCCGGACGGTGATGCCGTCGGGGCACTCGCTGACGGAGTTCGCCTACGCGCGTTTCGGCGCCGGAATGTACCTGTTCGTGCTGCTGGTTTCCGTCTTCTACATGTTCATCTTCCTCGCCGCGGAATTGACGGGTATCGCCGGAGCACTCGCGCTCGTCGCGGGGATCCCTCACTGGCAGACGGCGCTGCTCGTCGGGGGGTTCACGCTCGTCTACACGGCGTACGGCGGGCTCGTCGCTAGCATCGTCACCGATACGATCCAGACGCTCGTCATCCTTCCGCTGCTCGCGATCAGCTTCGCCGGCGCGCTGCTCGCGCTGGGCGGCGCCGGCGAGCTCCACGCGGCCGCCGTTGCGACCGACGCGACGCTGCTCGATCCGACCTTCCGCCCCGCTCTCGAGTTCGGCGCCTACGTGGCGTTCGCCATCCTCGGCGCGAACATGCTGAACCAGGGGATGTGGCAGCGCGTGTATGCGGCCGACGAGACGTCCTCGCTCCGGCGCGGCTTCGGGGTCGCCGCGATCGTCGTGATTCCGATGATCCTGCTGGCGGGGCTGTTCGGGGTCGCGGCCGCGGCGCTCGGTCTGACGGAGGCCGGAACCGCGAGCGTCGCGTTCTTCCTGGTGCTCGAGGAGGCGTTCCCGACCTGGGTGACGCTCGCCGTAGTCGTGCTCGCCGTGTTGCTCGTGATGAGTTCCGCGGACACGATGTTCAACGCGATCGCGAGCGTCGTCACCGCCGACCTCGCGCGGGTGTTCGACGACGTCGAGCAGCGAACCCTCTGGATCGGCGGGCGGGGATTGACGATCGCGGTCGCGCTCGGCGCGATGGTCGTCGGCGTGCAGGGCTACAGCGTTCTCGAACTGTTCCTGACGGCGGACCTGCTCGCGGCGGCCGTCTTCGTCCCGTTTCTCGCCGGGCTGTACACCGAACGACTCACCGGATCGGGCGCGATCGCCGCGAGCGTCTCGGGCATCGTCGTCGGAATCGCCTTCTTCCCACTAGCCCGCGCGGCGCTCGCCGTGATTCCCGGCGCCGGGGACGTCCTTCCGGAGCCGTCGTTCCTCGTCGCGTTCGTCGGCGCGACCGGCCTGTCCGCGGTCGCAACTGCGCTCGCGGCCGCAACGACCGATGCGGGGGTCGATCTCGACACGCTCGACCGCGAGATCAGGCGACTCGACGATTCGGTCACCGACGGCGGCCGGGAGGTGGACGAGTGA